From one Paenibacillus terrae HPL-003 genomic stretch:
- the mciZ gene encoding Z-ring formation inhibitor MciZ gives MKSYRTETTLHIVGKAWQIQALLRQWQKEHGSAATIASLMVPKKVQV, from the coding sequence ATGAAAAGCTACCGTACCGAAACCACTCTCCATATTGTCGGCAAAGCCTGGCAGATTCAAGCCCTTCTGCGGCAATGGCAAAAAGAACACGGCTCCGCTGCCACTATCGCCTCGCTCATGGTGCCAAAAAAGGTTCAGGTCTAA